A section of the Octopus bimaculoides isolate UCB-OBI-ISO-001 chromosome 17, ASM119413v2, whole genome shotgun sequence genome encodes:
- the LOC106882155 gene encoding uncharacterized protein LOC106882155, which yields MVHFNVIVFLLGLLSPLVYSHGCRMEDDECEFKLVISYQLTMVVNHALVKPYNGKLYKHDVTNFTGAQPIPTEEVITMDGFSESVKVIAVNGTVPGPTIEVYKGQRVIIEVENELFSEGTTVHWHGIHQKGTPHMDGVPWVTQCPILPGQSFRYEFNITQTGTYWYHSHLGTQRNMGLFGAFIIHEKTQPKMKEHLMLITEYNHNWDADVSLIKPRLGYYFDGKMIGRTKSLDGAFFSPLNVDSALVNGRGRYYDESGNHNGAPLAIFDVESGKHYRFRVIAAGALYPFEVSVDGHQMTVVASDGYELNPTLVDYFIINPGERFDFTLHTNKNIGNYWIRGKTLQIHKNNTFEAILRYKGAPDEDPNSTVSDCVQQKNCILLNCPFLYYPEKSKKRCLQFDDLESASSTQAPSFRSGKFEEYFLNFAFFGVPGNMHSFTNGRRFLEPTVNPLTQPIGTDILCENANCGVDRVCHCTYTLNLKADDTVQIVMTSLGRGNSDSHPMHLHGHSFYVVKMGFPKYNETSGKIIANTKDIDCRGDPKKNYCNDATWSNSNWEGDNIPGIKLDKAPLKDTIMVPKGGYVVVRIVADNPGLWLMHCHIELHSMDGMALVFNESFARLPEIPDNLPKCHSFKKGVYNKRDDIGKDDDKHKNYNGDITDPTVKVALGVLIGIVCVLVILVIVLVYVLIGVLKQKK from the exons ATGGTTCACTTCAACGTAATTGTATTCCTCCTGGGTCTCTTATCACCATTAGTTTATTCTCATGGTTGTCGTATGGAAGACGACGAGTGTGAGTTTAAGCTGGTAATTTCCTATCAATTAACGATGGTAGTCAATCATGCCTTGGTAAAACCCTACAATGGAAAACTCTACAAACATGACGTCACTAATTTTACGGGTGCTCAACCGATACCAACTGAGGAAGTTATTACAATGGATGGTTTCTCTGAGTCAGTGAAGGTGATTGCAGTTAATGGCACAGTTCCAGGACCAACAATAGAAGTTTATAAGGGACAAAGAGTCATCATTGAAGTAGAAAACGAATTATTTTCAGAAGGTACGACAGTACATTGGCACGGCATTCATCAAAAAGGAACACCTCATATGGATGGCGTGCCTTGGGTTACACAATGCCCTATTCTACCTGGTCAATCGTTCagatatgaatttaatattacaCAAACTGGAACTTATTGGTACCATTCTCATCTAGGGACACAGCGTAACATGGGACTATTTGGTGCTTTTATAATACACGAAAAAACACAACCTAAAATGAAAGAACATTTGATGTTAATAACAGAATACAATCATAACTGGGACGCCGATGTGAGTCTCATAAAACCACGTTTGGGATATTATTTTGATGGTAAAATGATTGGACGGACGAAATCTCTAGATGGagcatttttttctcctttaaacGTCGATTCGGCGCTTGTGAATGGTCGGGGCCGTTATTATGATGAGTCAGGGAATCACAATGGGGCTCCCTTAGCTATCTTTGACGTAGAATCGGGAAAACATTATCGTTTTAGAGTGATCGCTGCAGGGGCTCTGTACCCGTTTGAAGTGTCTGTTGATGGTCACCAGATGACAGTCGTTGCCTCTGATGGTTATGAACTGAATCCAACACTTGTTGATTATTTTATCATCAACCCGGGCGAGAGATTTGACTTCACGCTACATACAAATAAGAATATCGGGAATTACTGGATCCGTGGAAAGACgctacaaatacataaaaacaatacATTTGAAGCAATTCTTCGATATAAAGGTGCACCGGACGAAGACCCCAACTCCACAGTTTCTGACTGCGTTCAACAGAAGAACTGCATCTTACTTAACTGTCCCTTTCTTTATTATCCTGAGAAAAGTAAGAAACGATGTTTACAATTCGATGACTTGGAGTCGGCTAGCTCAACTCAAGCACCCTCATTCCGGTCTGGAAAGTTTgaggaatattttttaaattttgctttttttggTGTACCTGGAAACATGCATTCGTTTACGAATGGTCGGAGATTTCTGGAACCTACGGTAAATCCTTTAACACAACCGATTGGAACCGACATTTTGTGTGAAAATGCCAATTGCGGTGTTGATAGAGTGTGTCATTGTACTTACACCTTAAACCTGAAAGCTGATGATACTGTCCAAATTGTAATGACAAGCTTAGGGAGAGGGAATAGTGATTCGCACCCCATGCACCTGCATGGGCATTCATTTTATGTTGTTAAGATGGGATTTCCGAAATACAATGAAACATCGGGAAAAATTATAGCAAATACTAAAGATATTGATTGTAGAGGTGACCCGAAAAAGAATTATTGTAACGATGCGACTTGGTCAAACAGCAACTGGGAGGGAGACAATATCCCCGGAATAAAGTTAGACAAGGCTCCTCTAAAGGATACAATTATGGTCCCTAAAGGTGGATACGTTGTAGTGAGAATAGTTGCAGACAACCCTGGATTATGGTTGATGCACTGCCATATTGAATTACACAGTATGGATGGAATGGCTCTTGTTTTTAACGAATCTTTCGCTCGTTTACCAGAAATACCGGACAACTTGCCTAAGTGTCACAGCTTCAAGAAAGGAGTTTATAACAAAAGAGACGATATTGGAAAAGATGACgacaaacataaaaattataatggcG ATATAACCGACCCAACAGTAAAAGTGGCACTCGGAGTTCTAATCGGAATTGTCTGCGTCCtggttattcttgttattgttcttgtttatgtTTTGATTGGTGTGctgaaacagaagaaatga